A stretch of Patescibacteria group bacterium DNA encodes these proteins:
- a CDS encoding ATP-binding protein, producing the protein MNSMGHYIKRELEKKLVSWLPEREIIAICGPRQSGKTTLVKKIAEDLKLSGKEVFYASFEDTETLLSFIRAPKEFVSLHMGGGDRTFFIFDEYQLVPGGGKVLKLLFDLFEEAKFIITGSSSLKIRDLAENLVGRVIFFELYPLSFSEFLSCKDGVVYKKHESLQTAFTEFLFSGKFESQTLLYEDTSLKLFEEYAIYGGYPAVALSERQKSEERLQSFINTYVERDIVKLLKIGNYLDFRNFAQSLSLQIANLITYSSFGSELGLSFREVRKFLSALEETYVVKSLLPFSKNRATEIKKSRKVYFIDLGLRNGLIGDFRALEMRQDKGALAENFVLQNLIYRPSTSDVRYWRTKQGAEVDFVLKMQGELVPIEVKFQNMKKAEISKSLVSFINLYSVKRAVVLTKNFSGTRLFGNARVAFFPIYSV; encoded by the coding sequence AAAAATTGCCGAAGACCTTAAGTTGTCGGGAAAAGAGGTGTTTTACGCCAGCTTTGAGGATACGGAAACGCTTTTATCCTTTATTAGGGCGCCAAAGGAGTTTGTTTCTCTGCATATGGGGGGAGGAGATAGAACATTTTTCATTTTTGATGAGTATCAGCTTGTTCCAGGTGGGGGAAAAGTGTTAAAGCTTCTTTTTGACCTTTTTGAGGAAGCAAAGTTTATTATTACAGGGTCATCAAGTCTTAAGATAAGGGATCTTGCGGAGAATTTAGTAGGGAGGGTGATATTTTTTGAGCTTTATCCATTAAGCTTTTCGGAGTTTTTATCGTGCAAGGACGGGGTTGTTTATAAAAAGCACGAAAGCCTGCAGACGGCTTTTACAGAATTTTTATTTAGTGGGAAATTTGAGTCCCAAACGCTTTTGTACGAAGATACATCTCTTAAGCTTTTTGAGGAGTACGCAATTTATGGGGGGTATCCCGCAGTGGCGTTGTCCGAAAGGCAAAAGTCTGAGGAAAGACTACAGTCTTTTATAAACACATATGTGGAAAGGGATATAGTAAAGCTTTTGAAAATTGGGAATTACTTGGATTTTAGAAATTTTGCGCAGTCTTTATCTTTGCAGATTGCTAATTTGATTACTTACTCTTCGTTTGGGAGCGAGCTGGGATTGTCTTTTAGAGAGGTTAGAAAATTTCTCTCGGCGCTGGAAGAGACTTATGTTGTAAAATCTCTCTTGCCCTTTTCAAAGAACAGGGCTACGGAGATAAAGAAGTCTAGGAAGGTTTATTTTATTGATTTGGGGTTGAGGAACGGGCTTATTGGAGATTTTAGAGCGCTGGAAATGCGTCAGGATAAGGGGGCTCTTGCGGAGAATTTTGTTCTGCAAAATCTTATTTACCGACCCAGTACTTCCGATGTTAGGTACTGGAGGACGAAGCAAGGAGCAGAAGTTGATTTTGTGCTAAAAATGCAGGGGGAGTTGGTGCCGATAGAAGTGAAATTCCAGAATATGAAAAAGGCGGAAATATCCAAGAGCTTAGTCAGTTTTATTAATCTGTATAGCGTAAAGCGGGCGGTTGTCTTAACGAAAAACTTTTCTGGCACGAGGCTCTTTGGAAACGCGAGAGTAGCTTTTTTTCCAATTTATTCGGTTTAA
- a CDS encoding nucleotidyl transferase AbiEii/AbiGii toxin family protein yields the protein MITNEQIKDFASKYQTTELNVKREYFQHIFLSYFYQQPQTSNIYFKGGTALHLLYKSPRFSEDLDFSSPVKTKSAIEQPLLKTLYEIGREGIVADIQEAKPTSGGYLAEISFSNNGQSIEILLQISFRGTKKSGEAITVVSDLIPPYNLVSLAQDQLITEKIQALLSRKKPRDFYDFYFILRANILPAQQKNTLLKVSELIKKTDINFERELKQFLPKSHWTIIHNFEKSLEREIQKYI from the coding sequence ATGATAACCAACGAACAAATCAAAGATTTTGCCAGTAAATATCAAACCACAGAACTGAATGTTAAGCGGGAATATTTTCAGCATATTTTTCTATCGTATTTCTACCAACAACCGCAAACCAGCAACATTTATTTTAAAGGAGGAACCGCTTTGCATCTTCTTTACAAGAGTCCTCGTTTCTCCGAAGATTTAGACTTTAGCTCTCCTGTTAAAACAAAATCTGCTATTGAACAACCGCTTTTGAAAACACTCTACGAAATCGGCAGAGAAGGAATAGTTGCAGACATCCAAGAAGCCAAACCTACAAGCGGCGGATATTTGGCAGAGATCTCCTTTTCTAACAACGGGCAAAGCATTGAGATATTACTGCAAATCTCTTTTAGAGGGACTAAAAAAAGCGGCGAGGCGATTACTGTGGTAAGCGACCTCATCCCGCCATATAACCTTGTTAGTCTGGCGCAGGACCAGCTGATAACCGAAAAGATACAAGCTTTGCTTAGCCGCAAGAAACCGCGCGACTTTTACGATTTTTACTTTATCCTAAGGGCAAACATCCTGCCCGCGCAACAAAAAAACACCTTGCTCAAAGTTTCAGAACTAATTAAAAAAACGGATATAAATTTTGAGAGAGAGCTTAAACAATTTTTACCCAAAAGTCATTGGACAATTATCCACAACTTTGAAAAGAGTTTAGAAAGAGAAATACAAAAATACATTTAA
- a CDS encoding S41 family peptidase yields the protein MSALKTLQKFYTVLFVLLLSVGLFTGGYYFGRRGFDIAYQKTPPVVRVINKDNGPKDVDFAQFWEVWDLINKEHIDRPFDPRKLMYGALKGLTSAVGDPYTSFLVPVENESLSSSLNGEYEGIGAELGMKDNQLIIVAPLDGSPAQKLGVRSGDKIIKIDEKDTVGITITEAVSKIRGPKGQGVTLTLRRGEDEFNLTILRDKIVIKSVVWEDKGDGVVYIRLSRFGEKTPQEWNEVISDMLPKMPNLKSIILDLRGNPGGFLTGSVYVASEFIEKGVVVKQVMADGTATSLDMDRRGKLLKYPVVVLIDQGSASASEILTLALQDYGRAVTVGAKSFGKGTVQDARDFKDGSGVHVTVAKWLSPKGIWVHKVGITPDYSVEITEEDVKNFSDPQLEKAVELAKGGGAKL from the coding sequence ATGTCCGCTTTAAAAACTTTGCAAAAATTCTACACCGTCCTTTTTGTATTACTGCTTTCAGTAGGCCTTTTTACCGGCGGTTACTATTTCGGCAGACGCGGGTTTGATATTGCGTATCAAAAAACCCCCCCAGTTGTTCGGGTTATAAATAAGGATAATGGACCCAAAGATGTGGATTTTGCCCAATTTTGGGAAGTGTGGGATTTAATAAATAAGGAGCATATAGACCGCCCCTTTGACCCTCGCAAACTTATGTATGGCGCTCTAAAAGGTTTAACCTCTGCGGTTGGCGACCCTTACACCTCTTTTCTGGTTCCCGTGGAAAACGAATCTTTAAGCAGTTCCTTAAATGGGGAATACGAGGGCATTGGCGCGGAACTTGGTATGAAAGACAACCAACTTATAATTGTTGCGCCTTTAGACGGCAGTCCCGCTCAAAAACTTGGTGTTCGTTCGGGCGACAAGATTATTAAAATAGACGAAAAAGACACGGTGGGTATAACCATAACAGAGGCGGTTAGCAAAATCCGCGGACCCAAAGGACAAGGGGTTACCCTAACTTTGAGAAGGGGAGAAGACGAGTTTAATTTAACCATCCTCCGCGATAAAATTGTGATAAAAAGCGTTGTTTGGGAAGATAAGGGGGACGGTGTAGTTTATATTCGCCTTTCGCGGTTTGGCGAGAAAACTCCGCAGGAATGGAATGAGGTTATATCTGATATGTTACCCAAAATGCCAAATCTTAAGTCCATTATTTTGGATTTGAGAGGAAATCCAGGAGGTTTTTTAACCGGTAGCGTGTATGTGGCAAGCGAATTTATTGAAAAAGGGGTGGTTGTAAAACAGGTTATGGCAGACGGAACAGCTACTAGTTTGGATATGGACAGACGAGGCAAACTTTTAAAATATCCGGTAGTGGTGTTAATTGACCAAGGTTCTGCGTCGGCGAGCGAAATTTTAACATTGGCGTTACAAGATTATGGGCGCGCGGTAACCGTTGGCGCTAAAAGTTTTGGAAAAGGCACGGTGCAAGACGCGCGGGATTTCAAAGACGGTTCGGGGGTTCATGTAACGGTGGCGAAATGGCTTTCTCCCAAGGGTATTTGGGTTCACAAGGTAGGTATAACACCGGATTATTCTGTGGAAATAACGGAGGAAGATGTAAAGAATTTTAGCGACCCCCAGCTTGAGAAGGCGGTAGAATTGGCGAAAGGGGGGGGGGCGAAACTCTAA
- a CDS encoding PCRF domain-containing protein: MYNNPSITERIDSSRVIMEIRAGTGGDEASLFAGDLYRMYTKFAHNQGWKVKSISKNVFEVAAGLVPANLYAFLKNESGVHRVQRIPVTERGGRVHTSTATVAVLPVITDLSAGGEFNINPSDLRVDTYRSGGAGGQNVNKVETAVRVTHIPTGLVVSCQDERSQFQNKERALEILKSKLFLMQTERQKGSMDKLRQNQIGTGDRSEKIRTYNFPQDRLTDHRIKKSWHNLEKIMEGGIERILREFAK, from the coding sequence ATGTACAATAATCCTTCTATAACAGAAAGAATAGACTCCTCCCGTGTTATTATGGAAATCCGCGCCGGAACGGGCGGAGACGAAGCCTCTTTGTTTGCGGGGGATTTGTATCGGATGTACACAAAATTTGCTCATAACCAAGGTTGGAAGGTTAAAAGTATTTCTAAAAATGTTTTTGAAGTAGCTGCGGGGCTTGTCCCCGCCAATTTATACGCTTTTTTAAAAAATGAATCGGGGGTTCATCGTGTTCAGAGAATCCCCGTTACCGAAAGAGGGGGGCGTGTTCACACTTCTACCGCCACAGTTGCAGTTTTGCCGGTGATAACAGATTTGTCTGCGGGCGGGGAATTTAATATTAATCCTTCGGATTTAAGGGTGGACACTTATCGCAGTGGCGGGGCTGGCGGGCAGAATGTGAACAAAGTTGAAACTGCGGTAAGGGTTACGCATATCCCAACGGGGTTAGTAGTGTCTTGTCAGGATGAGAGAAGTCAGTTTCAGAATAAGGAGAGGGCGCTTGAGATATTAAAATCCAAGCTTTTTTTAATGCAAACGGAACGGCAAAAAGGGTCAATGGACAAATTGCGGCAAAATCAAATTGGAACGGGGGACAGGAGCGAGAAAATAAGGACATATAATTTTCCGCAAGACAGGTTAACCGACCATCGTATCAAGAAAAGCTGGCATAATTTGGAAAAAATTATGGAAGGGGGGATTGAGCGTATACTGAGGGAATTTGCGAAGTAA
- the rpmE gene encoding 50S ribosomal protein L31, protein MKKDIHPKWHEEAKIFCSCGNHFTAGSTVPEIKVEICSNCHPFYTGEQKFVDTEGRVEKFVKKSEKISKIKKAHQEVLQKRTEKTTKEKTPKPQTLKDMLKRARE, encoded by the coding sequence ATGAAAAAAGATATTCACCCTAAATGGCACGAGGAGGCAAAAATATTCTGTTCCTGCGGAAATCATTTTACCGCCGGTTCCACTGTTCCTGAAATTAAGGTTGAAATCTGCAGTAACTGCCACCCTTTTTATACCGGCGAACAAAAGTTTGTGGATACCGAGGGAAGAGTTGAAAAGTTCGTTAAAAAATCCGAAAAAATAAGCAAAATTAAAAAAGCTCATCAAGAAGTGCTACAAAAAAGAACCGAAAAAACCACTAAAGAAAAAACCCCAAAACCTCAAACCCTCAAAGATATGCTAAAGAGGGCAAGAGAGTAA
- a CDS encoding DMT family transporter gives MPPAQKRTKAIFAIITATAIWGIAGPVIKATLNEIPPYTFLFTRCLFACAILIPILILDIRKNHIILTPKYLKHLFIMGLLGVTLSIGLTFEGFKRTTSLEGTLIGSVGPLFTIAAGVLFLKEKITKNEKTGLIITMLGTMLLIVEPIKANGHLKLTGFEGNLLIILAALAGAAFSLYTKKIFNHRKHFSPMVVTTFLFLTGLITFAPLSFLEYFKDPQVYNKALSFPALWGVLYMAILSSVVAYYLFEYAMEKIESSEVAVFGYIAPIFAAPFAFWLLEERITAVFTLAAIIITLGIVVMNIKNRGQTPKSNTGCWVFMTKNEKANLVCQPNQWDYHRPPQKGRKLPSQ, from the coding sequence ATGCCGCCTGCCCAAAAACGAACCAAAGCCATATTTGCCATAATAACAGCCACCGCTATCTGGGGAATTGCGGGACCCGTTATAAAAGCCACCTTAAACGAAATCCCACCCTACACATTTTTATTTACAAGATGCTTGTTTGCGTGCGCCATACTTATTCCCATTCTTATTTTAGATATAAGAAAAAATCACATAATCCTAACTCCTAAATACCTCAAACATCTTTTCATAATGGGACTTCTTGGCGTAACTCTTTCTATAGGACTAACTTTTGAAGGATTTAAAAGGACAACCAGCCTTGAAGGCACCCTTATAGGAAGCGTGGGTCCTCTGTTTACAATCGCCGCGGGGGTACTTTTTTTAAAAGAAAAGATAACCAAAAACGAAAAAACAGGGCTTATTATAACTATGCTCGGAACAATGCTTTTAATTGTAGAGCCAATAAAAGCCAATGGACACTTAAAACTCACCGGTTTTGAAGGAAATTTGCTAATAATTTTGGCGGCGTTGGCGGGAGCGGCTTTTTCTTTATACACCAAAAAAATATTTAACCACCGCAAACATTTTTCGCCTATGGTGGTAACAACCTTTCTTTTCTTAACAGGTTTAATAACTTTTGCCCCCTTATCGTTTTTGGAATATTTTAAAGACCCGCAGGTTTACAACAAAGCGTTAAGTTTTCCCGCTTTATGGGGGGTTTTATATATGGCAATTCTTTCATCTGTAGTCGCTTATTATTTATTTGAATACGCCATGGAAAAAATTGAATCTAGCGAAGTTGCGGTATTTGGATATATAGCCCCTATTTTCGCCGCGCCTTTTGCGTTTTGGCTTTTGGAAGAGCGGATTACCGCGGTATTTACCCTCGCCGCAATAATAATAACACTGGGAATCGTGGTTATGAACATCAAAAATAGAGGTCAGACCCCTAAGTCTAACACCGGGTGTTGGGTATTTATGACAAAAAATGAAAAGGCGAATTTGGTATGCCAACCAAATCAATGGGACTACCACCGCCCCCCCCAAAAAGGTAGAAAACTCCCGTCTCAATAA
- a CDS encoding ATP-binding protein gives MGKKIKRDLQKSVEKHLTNKEITLIVGPRQAGKTFLMRVIQEGLNKKGLKTLFLNLDIETDKKFFISQNSLIEKIRLELGKNEGYVFIDEIQRKENAGLFLKGIFDSNLPYKFIVSGSGSLELKEKIHESLAGRKRVFELNTLNFNEFVNFKTEYRYKNRLNNFFALEQEKTQALLKEYLVFGGYPKVVLSQTLEEKNAVMGEIYRSYVEKDIKYLLNLEKTEEFSNLVKIISSQIGGMVNFSEIASTIGLSHKTVKLYLWYLEKTFILKKLTPYFRNTRKEVSKTPVYYFYDLGLRNYILNLFGHTVLDLNGGHLFENFVFNVLRQSLFNTPSSLNFWRTRDNAEVDFVINAGTKLIPIEAKFTTLNKVRLSRSLHSFIKTYHPQDVYITHLGKALKEQINETNVYLIPFYQLPQLT, from the coding sequence ATGGGCAAAAAAATTAAAAGAGACTTGCAAAAAAGCGTGGAAAAACATCTTACAAACAAGGAGATAACCCTAATTGTGGGTCCCCGCCAAGCGGGCAAAACCTTTTTAATGCGGGTTATACAAGAAGGTTTAAACAAAAAAGGGCTTAAAACTCTTTTCCTCAATCTTGATATTGAAACGGACAAAAAATTTTTCATCTCTCAAAACTCTTTAATAGAAAAGATCCGTCTTGAGCTGGGAAAAAACGAAGGGTATGTGTTTATAGATGAGATACAACGAAAAGAAAACGCGGGGTTGTTCTTAAAAGGCATTTTTGACAGTAATCTCCCTTATAAATTTATTGTTTCAGGGTCGGGCAGTTTGGAACTAAAAGAAAAAATTCATGAATCATTAGCGGGGAGAAAGAGAGTTTTTGAGCTTAATACTCTTAATTTTAACGAATTCGTAAATTTTAAAACCGAATATCGTTACAAAAACAGACTTAACAACTTTTTTGCGCTGGAACAAGAAAAAACACAAGCTTTGCTCAAGGAATACCTTGTTTTTGGCGGTTATCCCAAAGTAGTTCTTTCTCAAACACTAGAGGAAAAAAACGCTGTAATGGGAGAAATTTACCGCAGTTATGTTGAAAAAGACATTAAATATCTCCTTAATTTGGAAAAAACCGAAGAGTTTTCAAATTTAGTTAAAATCATATCCTCGCAAATTGGCGGTATGGTTAATTTTTCCGAAATAGCAAGCACAATAGGACTATCTCATAAAACCGTAAAACTTTATCTTTGGTATTTAGAAAAAACATTTATCTTAAAGAAACTTACGCCTTACTTTCGCAATACTAGAAAAGAGGTCTCCAAAACCCCCGTTTATTACTTTTATGATTTAGGGTTAAGGAATTACATTCTTAATTTGTTTGGACATACGGTTTTAGATTTAAACGGCGGTCATTTGTTTGAGAACTTTGTTTTTAATGTTTTACGGCAATCGTTATTTAACACCCCCTCCTCGCTTAACTTTTGGAGGACTAGAGACAACGCCGAGGTGGATTTTGTAATTAATGCGGGGACAAAGTTAATTCCAATTGAGGCTAAATTCACAACATTGAATAAAGTGAGATTATCGCGGTCTCTCCACAGCTTTATAAAAACATATCATCCCCAAGATGTATACATAACACATTTAGGAAAGGCGTTGAAAGAGCAGATAAATGAAACTAATGTCTATTTAATTCCCTTTTATCAGCTTCCGCAACTTACATAA
- a CDS encoding AAA family ATPase, producing the protein MNFLKWHYTTAFKYFVAILHNYFAFVFHYFSIPLLLKTLFWRFRRLDLTEKKPGFHFEIWLGNIIENFVSRFIGFITRFFVIFAGFIAILGFGVLAVILLLSYLIFPFITLLFYLKVKRGGKVKVSNIADFFNSSYGQFFLDKLGVSFLQLCNTPLPFSQGPRDSYIGNKGTLPNETATGITPLKQAITPPPVQLPPSGTDAFFSEQTLQGVLPTEFFLRLCENWEPLKKYLKENNISKEDLDEIVSWYQRTHSFKEKVMRFWDMDNLLKIGSIGSILSFGYTNFLDQYCLDITATYQKRSYYSLYGRKAQLKQLEESLLQSEGKNVTIITGVKGVGKHSLIYNLAEKIDLHHIPLKLRDKRVLMLNTETFLSAYSKETAPAKFIEIMEEGGRAGNIVVVVDAFEKILSAKYGVDLFSVFVKAKNYDFPPIIGVMEISFFNEICAGNDIISDLFSVVKVEETNAEDSLKILEDFANEAFYKDKVVITLKALRAMVALSNKFLINEPKPERVLAVFNRVLASVSSKDYKIVNEDSVKEAVSKMVGVPVAGSKEENEKLLNIASLIHERLIDQEPAIEALSKALRRVRTGVSASKRPSGAFLFLGPTGVGKTETAKALADIYFGAEKYLLRFDMAEYQGESALERLIGFFKDDKPGALTSTLKNNPFGVLLLDEIEKAERDVLNLFLTVLDEGYITDAFGNKVSAENLIIIATSNAGAEYIRTYIKEGREVEKLSGELTEFVLREKIFSPEFINRFDAVVVYKPLSNEEIKLVADLMLKRLAKKVEQEKGIVVQYASGLMDKIIREGYDPVFGGRSVRRYIQDEVEDAIAREILENNFKSGDVIRL; encoded by the coding sequence ATGAACTTTTTAAAATGGCACTACACCACCGCTTTTAAATATTTTGTGGCTATCCTCCACAACTATTTCGCTTTCGTCTTCCACTATTTTTCCATCCCCCTTTTACTAAAAACCCTATTTTGGCGGTTTAGACGGCTAGACCTTACCGAAAAAAAGCCCGGTTTTCATTTTGAAATCTGGCTTGGCAATATTATAGAAAATTTTGTTTCTCGCTTTATCGGCTTTATAACCCGCTTTTTTGTTATTTTCGCTGGATTTATCGCAATTCTAGGTTTTGGGGTTTTGGCGGTAATTCTTTTGTTGTCCTACTTGATTTTTCCTTTCATTACCCTTCTTTTTTATCTAAAGGTTAAAAGGGGAGGAAAAGTAAAAGTTTCAAATATAGCGGACTTTTTTAATTCCTCGTATGGACAGTTCTTTTTGGATAAATTGGGGGTGTCGTTTTTACAGCTTTGTAACACACCGTTGCCTTTTTCTCAGGGACCCCGCGATTCTTATATAGGAAATAAAGGAACGCTCCCTAACGAAACGGCAACGGGTATTACTCCACTTAAACAGGCTATTACGCCCCCGCCTGTCCAATTACCCCCAAGTGGAACAGACGCATTTTTTAGCGAACAGACTTTGCAGGGTGTTCTTCCTACGGAGTTTTTTTTGCGTTTGTGCGAAAATTGGGAGCCTCTTAAAAAATATCTAAAAGAAAACAATATTTCCAAAGAGGATTTAGACGAAATTGTTTCTTGGTACCAAAGAACCCACTCTTTTAAAGAAAAAGTTATGCGGTTTTGGGATATGGATAATTTGCTAAAAATCGGAAGCATTGGCAGTATTTTGAGTTTTGGCTATACCAATTTTTTAGACCAGTATTGTCTGGACATTACCGCTACTTACCAGAAAAGGTCGTACTACAGCTTGTATGGCAGGAAAGCGCAACTTAAACAATTAGAAGAATCTCTTTTGCAAAGCGAAGGAAAAAATGTAACTATAATTACCGGGGTTAAAGGGGTGGGCAAACATAGCCTAATTTACAATTTAGCCGAGAAAATAGATTTGCATCACATTCCCTTGAAGTTGCGAGATAAGCGAGTTTTAATGCTTAACACCGAAACATTTTTGAGCGCTTATAGCAAAGAAACTGCCCCCGCGAAATTTATTGAAATAATGGAAGAAGGCGGTCGCGCGGGCAATATTGTTGTGGTGGTGGACGCTTTTGAGAAAATATTGTCCGCAAAATACGGCGTTGACCTTTTTTCGGTGTTTGTTAAAGCTAAAAATTACGATTTTCCGCCTATTATCGGGGTTATGGAAATATCCTTTTTTAACGAAATCTGCGCTGGAAACGATATAATAAGCGACCTTTTTTCGGTGGTAAAGGTGGAAGAAACTAATGCGGAGGACTCTCTAAAAATTTTGGAAGATTTTGCAAACGAGGCTTTTTACAAGGATAAAGTGGTTATAACATTAAAAGCGTTAAGGGCTATGGTTGCTTTATCCAACAAGTTTTTAATAAACGAACCTAAACCCGAGAGGGTTTTGGCGGTTTTTAATCGCGTTTTAGCTTCAGTTTCTTCTAAAGATTATAAAATTGTTAATGAAGATTCGGTAAAGGAAGCGGTATCTAAAATGGTGGGGGTTCCGGTTGCGGGAAGCAAGGAAGAAAATGAAAAATTGTTGAACATAGCTAGCCTCATTCACGAAAGACTAATTGACCAAGAACCTGCTATAGAGGCTCTTTCTAAAGCATTGCGCAGAGTTAGAACCGGGGTTTCGGCAAGCAAACGGCCGTCGGGAGCTTTTTTGTTTTTAGGTCCTACTGGGGTTGGAAAAACCGAAACGGCTAAAGCTTTAGCGGACATATACTTTGGGGCGGAAAAGTATTTACTGCGATTTGATATGGCGGAATATCAGGGAGAGTCCGCTTTGGAACGGTTAATTGGCTTTTTTAAAGACGATAAGCCCGGGGCGCTTACTTCTACTTTAAAAAACAATCCTTTTGGCGTTTTGCTTTTGGACGAAATTGAAAAGGCGGAACGGGATGTCCTCAACCTATTTTTAACGGTTTTGGATGAAGGTTATATCACCGACGCTTTTGGAAACAAAGTGTCCGCCGAAAATTTAATTATAATAGCAACCTCAAACGCCGGGGCGGAGTATATTAGAACTTATATAAAGGAAGGGCGAGAAGTTGAAAAATTAAGCGGCGAGCTAACGGAATTTGTATTAAGAGAAAAAATATTCTCGCCGGAATTTATTAACCGATTTGACGCGGTGGTGGTGTATAAGCCTTTGTCAAACGAGGAAATAAAACTTGTGGCGGATTTAATGCTTAAAAGATTGGCGAAAAAGGTGGAACAGGAGAAGGGTATTGTAGTACAATATGCTTCTGGTTTAATGGACAAAATTATTCGCGAAGGATACGACCCGGTTTTTGGCGGACGGTCGGTAAGAAGGTATATTCAAGATGAGGTGGAGGACGCTATAGCGAGAGAAATATTAGAGAACAATTTTAAGTCAGGAGATGTTATTAGATTGTGA
- the dnaB gene encoding replicative DNA helicase: MNIVEIKLPPNSIEAEKSVLGAVLIDSDAIIKIAEFLRPEHFYKDSHKSVFEAILELYEKREPIDLVTVPNVLKKKKSLTEVGGVSYLSELASFMPTSANIETYARIIKDSYVRRQLITVAGKIGELGFLEEQDVNYLLDKAEQELYSISQDYLKQEFEPLKKVLETSFDRLEELHKHKGMLRGVPTGLKSLDAKLNGLQDSNLIILAARPSVGKSSLATNIAQFAAVKHKMPVAMFSLEMSSEQLSDRMLAAQAGVDVFKITTGNLSDDDFAKLGEAMGVLAEAPIFIDDTPGISIMEMRTKARRLKLDKGIRLVVVDYLQLMHGRNLENRVQEVSEISQSLKGLARELNVPVLALSQLSRAVEQRGGEKRPQLSDLRESGALEQDADVVMFLHIPDEEQRNLLKLGIAKHRSGPTGEIELFFHGGQTKFYEQDTKR; the protein is encoded by the coding sequence ATTAATATCGTGGAAATAAAACTTCCTCCTAATTCAATAGAAGCGGAGAAATCGGTTCTTGGAGCCGTTCTTATTGACAGCGACGCTATTATAAAGATAGCGGAATTTTTGCGTCCCGAACACTTTTATAAAGATTCTCACAAAAGCGTTTTTGAGGCGATTTTGGAACTTTACGAAAAAAGGGAACCTATTGACCTTGTTACCGTTCCCAATGTTTTAAAGAAAAAGAAAAGTTTAACCGAAGTTGGGGGCGTTTCTTATCTTAGCGAACTGGCTTCCTTTATGCCTACTTCCGCAAATATAGAAACTTACGCCCGTATAATTAAAGATTCGTATGTAAGGCGGCAACTCATTACCGTTGCGGGAAAAATAGGGGAACTCGGGTTTTTGGAAGAACAAGATGTAAACTATTTGCTGGACAAAGCGGAACAAGAATTGTACTCAATATCGCAGGACTATTTGAAGCAGGAATTTGAGCCGTTAAAAAAAGTTTTGGAAACAAGTTTTGACCGTTTAGAAGAATTGCATAAGCATAAAGGTATGTTGCGGGGGGTTCCTACGGGGCTAAAATCTTTGGACGCAAAGCTTAACGGGTTGCAAGATTCTAATTTAATTATTTTAGCGGCGAGGCCTTCGGTTGGTAAAAGTTCGTTGGCCACAAACATTGCTCAATTTGCGGCGGTAAAGCATAAGATGCCGGTTGCTATGTTTTCTTTGGAAATGAGCAGTGAGCAGTTAAGTGACAGAATGTTGGCGGCGCAGGCGGGGGTGGATGTTTTTAAAATAACCACGGGGAATTTAAGCGATGACGATTTTGCAAAGTTGGGAGAGGCTATGGGGGTTTTAGCGGAAGCGCCGATTTTTATTGACGACACGCCGGGCATATCCATAATGGAAATGAGAACAAAGGCGCGCCGACTGAAGTTGGACAAAGGGATTAGGCTTGTGGTGGTGGACTATTTGCAATTAATGCATGGCCGAAATTTGGAAAATCGGGTGCAGGAAGTTTCGGAAATATCGCAGTCCTTAAAGGGGTTGGCGAGGGAGCTTAATGTGCCGGTTTTGGCGTTAAGTCAGCTTTCGCGGGCGGTGGAGCAAAGGGGTGGGGAGAAACGGCCGCAGTTAAGCGATTTGCGGGAGTCGGGAGCGTTGGAGCAGGATGCCGATGTTGTAATGTTTTTGCACATACCCGATGAGGAGCAGAGGAATTTATTAAAACTTGGGATAGCCAAACACCGAAGCGGGCCCACGGGGGAGATTGAATTATTTTTCCACGGCGGTCAAACCAAATTTTACGAGCAGGATACGAAGAGATGA
- a CDS encoding GIY-YIG nuclease family protein: MKNPSFIYILTNINNTVLYTGVTSNLIKRIWQHKIGGCPSFTKKYNVYKLVYYEVYGTIEDAIFREKQIKGGSRQKKINLINKFNPKWKDLYEDIL; encoded by the coding sequence ATGAAAAATCCGTCCTTTATCTATATCCTTACAAACATTAACAACACAGTTCTTTATACAGGCGTTACTTCCAATCTCATAAAGCGGATTTGGCAACATAAGATTGGAGGGTGTCCTAGTTTTACAAAAAAGTATAATGTTTATAAATTAGTGTATTACGAAGTGTATGGCACCATTGAAGATGCTATATTTCGTGAGAAGCAAATAAAGGGCGGGTCAAGGCAAAAGAAGATTAATTTGATTAATAAATTTAATCCGAAATGGAAGGATTTATATGAAGACATTTTGTGA